Proteins from a genomic interval of Flammeovirgaceae bacterium SG7u.111:
- a CDS encoding LacI family DNA-binding transcriptional regulator translates to MEKAEVTLKSLAKELGLSISTVSRALRNHPDVNTETKKKVMELATDLDYEPNILALNLLKKRANTIGVIVPYIGYHLYARAISGIENVANKAGYNIIICQSNESFGSEAQDVKDLISGRVAGFIISLSSETEEFSHFKKIIQKGTPLVFFNRECEEIDTSKVVIDNYEAAYEATEHLISVGCKRVAYLGGPDTVQISNKRLEGYKAALKKNGQEIDESLFVHCGFSREETMTGARKMLFHTNPPDAVLAYSDQMAISMMLVAKERGLQIPQELCVIGFNNEPVCELIEPALTSISQPSFQMGEIAAQRLLEQINASEESPFDPQKDVLKSKLIIRGSTNRHKKTPSG, encoded by the coding sequence ATGGAGAAAGCAGAAGTTACGCTAAAGAGCTTGGCAAAAGAGTTGGGGCTTTCCATCTCTACGGTTTCCAGAGCTTTGCGCAATCACCCAGATGTAAATACCGAAACCAAAAAGAAGGTAATGGAGCTTGCTACCGACTTAGACTACGAGCCCAACATACTGGCTTTGAACTTGCTCAAGAAAAGGGCAAATACTATTGGGGTAATTGTTCCTTATATCGGTTATCACTTATACGCAAGAGCTATTTCGGGGATAGAAAATGTGGCGAATAAGGCGGGTTATAATATTATTATCTGCCAATCCAATGAGTCTTTTGGTAGTGAGGCTCAAGATGTGAAAGACTTAATATCGGGGAGGGTAGCTGGCTTTATTATATCTCTATCGAGCGAAACAGAAGAGTTTTCCCATTTCAAAAAAATTATCCAAAAAGGAACTCCCTTGGTGTTTTTCAACAGAGAATGCGAAGAAATTGATACTTCTAAAGTAGTTATTGATAATTATGAAGCGGCTTATGAAGCTACAGAGCACTTGATTTCAGTTGGTTGCAAGCGGGTTGCTTACTTGGGAGGTCCAGATACTGTGCAGATCAGTAACAAACGACTGGAAGGATACAAAGCCGCATTGAAAAAAAACGGACAAGAAATAGATGAAAGCCTTTTTGTCCACTGCGGTTTTAGTAGAGAAGAGACAATGACAGGGGCAAGAAAAATGCTTTTTCATACGAATCCGCCTGATGCTGTTTTGGCTTATAGCGACCAAATGGCAATAAGTATGATGCTGGTGGCTAAAGAAAGAGGCTTGCAAATACCACAGGAACTTTGCGTAATTGGCTTCAATAATGAACCCGTTTGCGAACTGATAGAGCCTGCACTTACCAGCATTTCCCAGCCTAGTTTCCAAATGGGTGAAATAGCAGCTCAAAGGTTGTTGGAGCAAATAAATGCGAGCGAAGAATCCCCTTTTGATCCTCAAAAAGATGTGCTTAAATCCAAATTGATCATAAGAGGCTCTACCAATAGGCATAAAAAAACACCTTCTGGTTAG
- a CDS encoding tartrate dehydrogenase has translation MKTYKIAVVNGDGIGHEIVPAGLKVMNTVAEKYGFKLDTEHFPWGAGYYKEHGEFMPENGLEILKGYDAIYFGAVGDPAVDDTLPAMLYTFKVRAGFSQYVNYRPVKLLPGIDGPLKFKKQEDIDFVVIRENNEGEFVQNGKIVHGDEPFGLATDTSVFTRAGIERIAHYSFKLARKRRNKVTNVTKSNTLIHSLAYWDRVIGEVAAQYPDVEYSKMYVDNASASFVLKPEVFDVVLTTNMIGDILSDLGGAIMGSLGLGPSGNINPERDFPSMFEPIHGSAPDIAGQGKANPIGSIWSGALLLDHIGEAEAAANIVKGIEAITQKGILTIDLGGSAKTSEIADAIVAEIK, from the coding sequence ATGAAAACGTATAAGATTGCTGTAGTGAATGGTGATGGCATAGGACACGAGATTGTTCCAGCCGGGTTGAAAGTAATGAATACTGTTGCCGAAAAATATGGCTTTAAACTAGATACAGAGCACTTTCCTTGGGGTGCTGGGTATTACAAAGAGCATGGTGAATTCATGCCAGAAAATGGGTTGGAAATTCTAAAAGGATATGATGCTATTTACTTTGGTGCAGTAGGAGACCCTGCAGTAGATGATACACTGCCTGCCATGCTTTATACTTTCAAAGTAAGAGCTGGATTTAGCCAATACGTAAACTACCGCCCAGTTAAATTACTCCCAGGTATCGACGGCCCATTGAAATTCAAAAAGCAAGAGGACATCGACTTTGTGGTAATTAGAGAAAATAACGAAGGCGAATTTGTACAGAATGGTAAGATCGTCCATGGTGATGAGCCTTTTGGTTTGGCTACCGACACCAGTGTTTTCACAAGAGCAGGCATCGAAAGAATAGCTCACTACTCTTTTAAGCTTGCCAGAAAAAGAAGAAACAAGGTTACGAACGTAACTAAGTCTAACACCTTGATCCATAGCTTGGCTTACTGGGACAGGGTAATTGGTGAAGTTGCCGCTCAGTATCCTGATGTTGAGTATTCTAAAATGTATGTAGATAATGCCTCTGCTAGCTTTGTATTGAAGCCAGAAGTATTTGATGTAGTGTTGACTACCAATATGATTGGTGACATTTTGAGTGACTTGGGCGGTGCGATCATGGGTAGCCTTGGCTTAGGGCCAAGTGGCAACATCAACCCTGAAAGGGATTTCCCTTCTATGTTCGAGCCTATCCACGGTTCTGCTCCTGATATTGCCGGACAAGGAAAAGCCAACCCAATTGGTTCTATCTGGTCTGGTGCCCTTTTGCTCGACCATATTGGCGAGGCGGAAGCTGCTGCTAATATTGTAAAAGGCATCGAGGCTATCACGCAAAAAGGCATTTTGACTATTGACTTGGGAGGCTCTGCCAAAACTTCTGAAATAGCAGATGCTATTGTAGCTGAGATCAAGTAA
- a CDS encoding Glu/Leu/Phe/Val dehydrogenase dimerization domain-containing protein — MMTMEEKVTNEVSSTEQSVFSALTEMGHEQVVYCHDEHTGLKAIVGIHNTVLGPAIGGTRLWAYQSEQEALRDVLRLSRGMTFKNAIAGLNAGGGKAVIIGDPRKTKTEPLLRAFGKFLNNLNGKYITAEDVGMNAQDMEYIGMQTEHVSGMPEYLGGMGDPSPHTAYGVYMGMKAAAKVAYGSDSLEGKKVSVQGVGSVGEIIIDYLQKEGCKIYVSEFYEDKLKEITSKYKVEAVGMDEIYDLDVDIYSPCALGATVNHQTLDRLKCDIIAGCANNQLEDEAIHGDLCVKKGIIYGPDFLINSGGVINVYAEVIKASHDWTKAHVEKIYGKSLEVISQSVSEKKNAQTVAIDMAMKRINDIAKVKAPY, encoded by the coding sequence ATGATGACAATGGAGGAAAAGGTGACAAACGAAGTTTCTTCAACCGAACAAAGTGTTTTTTCTGCCCTTACCGAAATGGGGCACGAACAAGTGGTCTATTGCCACGACGAACACACAGGCTTAAAAGCTATAGTTGGCATCCACAACACGGTGCTGGGGCCAGCCATTGGCGGCACAAGGCTCTGGGCATATCAATCGGAACAAGAGGCATTGAGAGATGTTTTGAGGCTTTCGAGGGGAATGACCTTCAAAAATGCTATTGCTGGGCTAAATGCCGGCGGTGGAAAAGCGGTCATCATTGGCGATCCGCGGAAAACGAAAACCGAGCCTCTTTTGAGGGCTTTTGGCAAATTTCTCAACAATCTCAACGGCAAATACATTACTGCCGAAGATGTGGGAATGAACGCCCAAGATATGGAATATATCGGCATGCAAACGGAGCACGTAAGTGGAATGCCTGAGTACCTAGGAGGAATGGGCGACCCTTCTCCACACACGGCCTACGGCGTGTACATGGGGATGAAAGCTGCCGCTAAAGTTGCCTACGGTTCGGATAGTTTGGAAGGAAAAAAGGTTTCGGTACAAGGGGTTGGATCTGTGGGAGAAATCATCATCGATTATCTCCAAAAAGAAGGGTGTAAAATCTATGTTTCCGAATTTTACGAGGATAAGCTAAAAGAGATTACAAGCAAATACAAAGTAGAGGCTGTTGGGATGGATGAAATCTACGACCTAGATGTAGATATATACTCGCCTTGTGCGCTGGGCGCAACAGTAAACCACCAAACACTCGACAGGCTCAAATGCGACATTATAGCGGGCTGTGCCAACAACCAGTTGGAAGATGAGGCTATCCACGGTGATCTGTGCGTGAAAAAAGGGATTATCTATGGACCTGATTTCTTGATCAACTCTGGTGGTGTAATAAATGTGTATGCCGAAGTTATAAAAGCAAGCCACGATTGGACAAAGGCTCATGTGGAGAAGATTTATGGAAAATCACTAGAGGTGATAAGCCAATCGGTAAGCGAGAAGAAAAATGCGCAAACAGTCGCTATTGATATGGCCATGAAACGCATTAACGATATCGCTAAGGTGAAAGCTCCTTATTAA
- a CDS encoding cyclase family protein, producing the protein MKEIIDLTLTYHPGMPGVAFDTARTLTEDGWNAKTLHLYSHSGTHMDAPLHFGVSPLTIDRLPVESCMGKAWLVDIPNCGSSQLIRVEDLEKAASQAKKDDILLFRTGWSKYIDDLEVYRNLLPRISEELANWIVDTGIKLIGVEPPSVADVNNLPEVTKIHEILLGGNVVIVEGLCNLDKITSESVQFMALPLKIMEGDGAPCRAIAWEKEGLTAE; encoded by the coding sequence ATGAAAGAGATAATTGACCTTACACTCACTTACCACCCCGGAATGCCTGGGGTGGCATTTGACACTGCCCGTACGCTTACAGAGGACGGATGGAATGCAAAAACCCTTCACTTGTATTCCCACTCGGGAACGCATATGGATGCTCCGCTGCATTTTGGTGTAAGCCCACTCACCATCGATCGCCTCCCTGTCGAAAGCTGCATGGGCAAAGCTTGGCTAGTTGATATCCCTAACTGTGGATCTTCTCAACTAATAAGGGTGGAAGATTTGGAAAAAGCGGCTTCACAAGCAAAAAAAGATGATATTTTACTTTTCCGCACTGGTTGGAGCAAATACATTGATGACTTGGAAGTGTACAGAAACCTGTTGCCGCGCATAAGCGAGGAATTGGCAAACTGGATAGTAGATACAGGAATTAAACTAATTGGGGTAGAACCTCCTTCGGTTGCAGATGTCAATAATTTGCCTGAAGTCACTAAAATCCATGAAATCCTTTTAGGAGGGAATGTGGTGATAGTAGAAGGGCTTTGTAATTTGGATAAAATAACATCAGAATCAGTTCAGTTTATGGCACTTCCTCTCAAGATAATGGAAGGAGATGGAGCACCTTGCAGGGCTATTGCTTGGGAAAAAGAAGGGTTGACTGCTGAGTAA
- the glmS gene encoding glutamine--fructose-6-phosphate transaminase (isomerizing) yields the protein MCGIVGYIGHRNAAEILIKGLKRLEYRGYDSAGIALIDKNLSVYKKKGKVSDLEAHSKGKNLNGTIGIGHTRWATHGEPSDRNAHPHYSSDKKLAIIHNGIIENYASIKKDLEGKGHEFLSETDSEVMIHFIGEIKKSNNCSLFEAVRIALTKVVGAYAIAIVSEDEPDQIIAARKGSPLVIGIGEDNQEFFLASDATPIIEYTKNVVYLKDEEIALMTRDGELTVKTLEDVTNIPYIQTLEMELEAIEKGGFDYFMLKEIFEQPKSVSDSLRGRLIASKQYAKLGGIRKHMNDLANAQRIIIVACGTSWHAGLVAEYVIEELARTSVEVEYASEFRYRNPIINPGDVVIAISQSGETADTLAAIELAKSKGAIILGVCNVVGSSISRASDEGAYTHAGPEIGVASTKAFTAQLSVLYILALSLAKHKKTITDNQFIELLNQLESVPAKIEKVLQLNDQIEKISAIFKDASNFLYLGRGYNFPVALEGALKLKEISYIHAEGYPAAEMKHGPIALIDEEMPVVVIATRDSSYDKIVSNIQEVKARKGKVIAVVTKGDALIPKMVDHVIEVPSTHEAIMPMVSVIPLQLLSYHIALMRGCNVDQPRNLAKSVTVE from the coding sequence ATGTGTGGAATAGTCGGATACATTGGGCATAGAAATGCAGCTGAAATCTTGATAAAAGGTCTTAAAAGACTAGAATACCGTGGCTATGATAGTGCTGGCATCGCTCTTATCGACAAAAACCTATCTGTTTATAAGAAAAAAGGGAAAGTAAGCGACCTAGAAGCTCACTCGAAAGGAAAAAACCTAAATGGAACGATTGGAATCGGACATACTAGATGGGCGACCCATGGCGAACCAAGTGATCGCAATGCTCACCCACACTATTCTTCAGATAAAAAGCTCGCCATCATTCACAATGGTATTATAGAAAACTATGCTTCTATAAAAAAAGACCTGGAAGGAAAAGGACATGAGTTCTTGAGTGAAACAGACTCAGAAGTCATGATTCATTTCATTGGGGAAATAAAAAAGAGCAATAACTGTAGTTTGTTTGAAGCGGTGAGAATTGCCCTTACCAAAGTAGTTGGTGCATATGCCATCGCTATCGTTTCTGAAGATGAGCCCGATCAAATTATTGCTGCCAGAAAAGGCAGCCCATTGGTTATTGGGATTGGTGAGGACAATCAAGAGTTTTTCCTAGCTTCTGATGCGACACCTATTATAGAATACACCAAAAATGTGGTTTACCTCAAAGATGAGGAAATTGCTTTGATGACCAGAGACGGTGAGCTTACGGTAAAAACATTAGAAGATGTAACCAATATCCCATATATCCAAACTTTGGAAATGGAGCTTGAAGCGATAGAAAAGGGCGGTTTTGATTACTTCATGCTCAAAGAAATCTTCGAGCAACCAAAGTCTGTTTCCGATTCGCTCAGAGGAAGGCTTATTGCAAGTAAACAATACGCTAAACTTGGAGGTATCCGGAAGCATATGAATGATTTGGCAAATGCCCAAAGGATCATCATTGTTGCTTGTGGAACTTCATGGCACGCTGGGCTGGTAGCCGAATATGTGATAGAAGAGCTTGCCCGTACTTCGGTAGAGGTAGAATATGCTTCTGAGTTTAGGTATAGAAATCCTATTATCAACCCAGGCGACGTGGTGATTGCCATTTCCCAATCAGGGGAAACAGCAGATACGCTTGCCGCTATTGAGCTAGCCAAATCAAAGGGAGCAATTATCTTAGGGGTTTGTAACGTAGTTGGTTCTTCTATTTCCAGAGCATCCGATGAAGGTGCTTATACCCATGCCGGTCCTGAGATAGGTGTGGCTAGCACCAAAGCATTTACCGCCCAGCTTTCTGTTCTTTATATCCTCGCACTATCTCTTGCCAAGCATAAAAAAACGATCACGGATAACCAGTTTATTGAGCTTTTGAACCAACTAGAAAGCGTTCCGGCTAAAATTGAAAAAGTGCTTCAGTTGAATGATCAGATTGAAAAAATCAGTGCGATTTTTAAAGATGCAAGCAATTTTCTTTACCTCGGACGTGGCTATAACTTCCCAGTAGCCCTAGAAGGAGCTCTGAAGCTGAAAGAGATATCTTACATCCATGCGGAGGGCTATCCTGCAGCAGAAATGAAGCACGGGCCTATCGCCTTGATAGATGAAGAAATGCCAGTGGTGGTAATCGCTACAAGGGATAGTTCATACGATAAAATTGTTTCGAACATCCAAGAAGTGAAAGCTAGGAAGGGGAAAGTAATAGCCGTGGTGACGAAAGGTGATGCATTAATCCCGAAAATGGTCGACCACGTAATTGAAGTTCCTTCTACCCACGAGGCCATCATGCCAATGGTTTCGGTGATTCCACTTCAGTTGCTTTCTTACCATATCGCCCTCATGAGAGGCTGTAATGTGGACCAGCCACGTAACTTGGCTAAATCTGTAACAGTAGAATAG
- a CDS encoding segregation/condensation protein A — MEEHFEVKIPLFEGPFDLLLFFIRRDELDIHDIPISSITQDFLDYLHQLEKMNMEVASEFILVASTLMRIKAKMLLPRVEKDEEGNEIDPREELVRHLLEYKKYKSVLGELEAWEETMLQKEKRGNVVKEIKKLSETSNVDSEMEELDLYKLLKVYQQVMKRMSEVKERPIHKVTPYPYKVEEQKGYILNMLGTQERLSFEKLISLDANKIAVIFNFLAILEMLASNYIAIQIGGGYNNFWISKGEKFGEEILGSEFN; from the coding sequence TTGGAAGAACATTTTGAGGTAAAAATCCCACTATTTGAAGGTCCGTTCGATCTCTTGCTCTTTTTCATCAGAAGGGATGAGTTGGATATCCACGATATTCCTATATCTAGCATCACACAAGATTTTTTGGACTACCTCCACCAGTTAGAAAAGATGAACATGGAAGTAGCCAGCGAATTTATTTTGGTGGCTTCTACCTTGATGCGGATCAAAGCCAAGATGTTGCTCCCAAGGGTGGAAAAAGACGAGGAAGGTAATGAAATTGACCCAAGAGAAGAGCTGGTGAGGCACTTGTTAGAATACAAAAAGTACAAGTCGGTACTGGGCGAGCTGGAAGCTTGGGAAGAAACCATGCTCCAAAAAGAAAAGCGGGGCAATGTGGTGAAAGAAATAAAAAAGCTTAGCGAAACGAGCAATGTAGACTCTGAAATGGAAGAGCTCGACCTTTACAAACTCTTAAAAGTTTACCAGCAAGTAATGAAACGCATGAGCGAGGTAAAAGAACGGCCCATCCACAAGGTAACCCCCTACCCTTACAAAGTAGAAGAACAAAAAGGCTATATTTTGAACATGCTTGGAACACAAGAGCGCCTTTCTTTCGAAAAGCTCATCTCTTTGGATGCGAACAAGATTGCTGTTATTTTCAATTTCCTAGCAATTTTGGAAATGTTGGCTAGCAACTACATCGCTATTCAAATTGGCGGAGGCTACAACAACTTTTGGATTTCGAAAGGGGAAAAGTTTGGTGAAGAAATATTAGGTTCGGAATTTAATTAA
- a CDS encoding sialate O-acetylesterase: MNNTKQFFSPSFFFLLLLAQLSFAEVQPALLFSDNMVIQRNVEVPVWGWADRKERVTVRFNGQVLKAKPNKAGKWMVKLAPTPAGGPYEMVISGKKGTTTVKNIMVGEVWVCSGQSNMEWVLENTKNAEAEIASANHPMIRHFKVPKKVSHLPLDKLDGGEWEVCSPNTAASFTAVGYYFAKELLGTENVAIGLLNTSWGGTIVETWISAEAINTIPTYGEVVTELQASNLGELFNKRKAALVEKLGDLPTKDAGYVNGKGLWASPELDRSDWKPIELPGLWEGKGLDDLDGVVWLSKEIELTDEQVENGITINLGPIDDQDITWVNGVKVGETPGPYNKVRTYYAANSILKTGKNLIVVRVNDTGGGGGIYPKPEDFYIESNKEKLSLVGEWQYKVGAAEINISANPNSKPTLLYNAMVNPLIPFAFKGAIWYQGESNAGQAYQYRENFPLMIKDWRQKWGIGDFPFLWVQLANYMAPPTTPTDSEWAELREAQTKTLSLPNTGMAVIIDIGEEHDIHPRNKEDVGKRLSLAARKVAYGEDLVYSSPMYKSMKVEGNKIRISFDHVGSGLEIRDKYGYLNGFAIAGADKKFYWAKAEIEGNEVIVYSDKVEAPVAVRYGWADNPDDLNLYNKEGLPANPFRTDAWDGITKDVIRRF, encoded by the coding sequence ATGAACAATACGAAACAATTTTTTTCACCAAGCTTCTTTTTTCTGTTGTTGCTTGCTCAACTTTCCTTTGCCGAGGTACAGCCAGCTCTTCTTTTTAGTGACAACATGGTCATCCAGCGAAATGTGGAAGTACCTGTGTGGGGCTGGGCAGACCGCAAGGAGCGGGTAACTGTTCGCTTTAATGGGCAGGTGCTCAAGGCAAAGCCCAACAAGGCAGGAAAGTGGATGGTGAAATTAGCCCCTACTCCTGCAGGAGGTCCTTATGAAATGGTGATTTCTGGCAAAAAAGGTACTACTACCGTCAAAAATATCATGGTTGGTGAAGTATGGGTTTGCTCGGGGCAATCGAACATGGAATGGGTATTGGAAAACACAAAGAATGCTGAAGCAGAAATTGCATCTGCCAACCACCCCATGATCAGGCATTTCAAAGTACCCAAAAAGGTTAGTCATTTACCTCTTGACAAATTGGATGGTGGCGAGTGGGAGGTATGTAGTCCCAACACTGCGGCATCTTTCACGGCCGTGGGCTATTATTTTGCTAAAGAGCTATTGGGAACAGAAAACGTGGCAATTGGGTTGCTCAATACCAGTTGGGGCGGGACTATTGTTGAAACTTGGATCAGTGCCGAAGCTATCAATACGATTCCAACCTATGGAGAAGTAGTAACAGAATTGCAAGCGAGTAATCTGGGTGAGCTGTTCAATAAAAGAAAAGCTGCTTTAGTAGAAAAGTTGGGCGATTTGCCAACCAAAGATGCTGGTTATGTAAATGGAAAAGGGCTTTGGGCGTCTCCCGAGCTCGACCGGTCAGACTGGAAACCGATAGAACTCCCCGGTTTGTGGGAAGGTAAGGGCTTAGACGATTTGGATGGGGTTGTTTGGCTTTCAAAAGAAATAGAATTAACCGATGAGCAGGTTGAAAATGGCATTACCATTAACTTAGGGCCTATTGATGATCAAGACATTACTTGGGTAAATGGGGTAAAAGTGGGAGAAACACCAGGTCCTTACAATAAAGTACGTACCTATTATGCTGCAAATTCTATACTTAAAACAGGAAAGAATTTGATAGTGGTAAGGGTAAATGATACTGGCGGAGGTGGCGGTATTTACCCTAAGCCAGAAGACTTCTATATTGAGTCGAACAAAGAAAAACTGAGCTTGGTTGGGGAGTGGCAATATAAAGTTGGTGCTGCTGAAATCAATATATCTGCTAACCCTAATAGCAAACCGACACTCCTTTATAATGCAATGGTGAATCCATTAATCCCTTTTGCTTTCAAAGGGGCTATTTGGTACCAAGGTGAATCTAATGCAGGTCAAGCTTACCAATACAGGGAGAACTTCCCGCTAATGATCAAGGATTGGAGGCAAAAGTGGGGCATAGGCGATTTTCCTTTTTTATGGGTTCAATTGGCCAATTATATGGCTCCGCCAACAACCCCTACCGATAGTGAATGGGCCGAACTCAGAGAGGCTCAAACGAAAACACTTTCATTGCCAAACACTGGAATGGCAGTGATTATTGATATTGGAGAAGAGCATGATATCCATCCTCGGAATAAAGAAGATGTGGGGAAAAGGCTTTCTTTAGCAGCAAGGAAAGTAGCGTATGGGGAAGACTTGGTGTATTCAAGTCCCATGTACAAGTCGATGAAAGTTGAAGGAAATAAGATTCGAATCAGTTTCGATCATGTAGGCAGTGGTTTGGAAATAAGAGATAAATATGGATACTTGAATGGTTTTGCCATAGCTGGTGCAGATAAGAAGTTTTACTGGGCAAAGGCCGAAATTGAGGGAAACGAAGTGATAGTTTATTCAGATAAAGTGGAAGCCCCTGTAGCAGTACGATATGGCTGGGCGGATAATCCTGATGACTTGAACTTGTACAACAAAGAAGGCTTGCCTGCGAACCCATTCCGTACCGATGCCTGGGATGGAATTACCAAAGATGTAATTAGGCGTTTTTAA
- a CDS encoding DUF5060 domain-containing protein: MKLNRILLFITPILLLVGCGQTEENTPTFQKWHKVELSFSGPESSEQAELNPFTDYRLVVTFTNGSQTIQIPGFYAADGNAAETSAEAGNIWKVRFSPNALGEWSYSASFRQGKNIVISTDPAAGEATAFDGKSGKFNVITSDKGERDLRSKGLLSYVGERYLKFEESGEYYLKGGADSPENFLATEDFDGTYSHNPKKSYVKKWEAHLQDWNEGDPTWQNGKGKGIIGALNYLAGKGMNVVYMLTMNIDGDSKDVWPYTSHTERFRFDCSKLDQWEMVFTHMDSLGLMMHLVLQETENEMILDSGYTDIERKTYIRELVARFAHHPAITWNIGEENGPANFTPYGQNTQQQKDMIQYIKETDPYQHFTVVHTHASRKFRYHGMEPLLGFEYLDGPSMQLGRTKNVHSETIAWLEKSKNAGKQWVVFQDEIGNANSGVVPDVDDVGHDSVRYEALWGNLMAGGGGAEWYFGYKFAHADLNCEDWRTRDDMWDQTRYALEFFHQNLPFWEMETADGLVDAEGAYCFAKEGEIYAVYLNGTGSTNIQLAEGKYTIKWFDPKNGGALQTGSMTETEGGTVSIGNPPSSPENDWVVLLKKA, encoded by the coding sequence ATGAAACTGAACCGAATCCTGTTATTTATCACACCAATCCTACTACTTGTAGGGTGTGGGCAAACCGAAGAAAATACCCCCACTTTCCAAAAGTGGCATAAAGTCGAGCTCTCTTTTTCAGGTCCTGAAAGTAGCGAACAAGCTGAACTCAACCCTTTTACAGATTACCGTTTGGTAGTGACGTTTACCAATGGTTCTCAAACCATCCAGATCCCTGGGTTTTATGCTGCCGATGGAAACGCCGCTGAAACCAGTGCCGAAGCTGGAAACATCTGGAAAGTTCGTTTTTCTCCAAATGCCCTCGGCGAGTGGAGCTATTCTGCTTCTTTCCGCCAAGGAAAAAACATTGTAATAAGCACCGACCCAGCTGCTGGTGAAGCAACAGCTTTTGATGGAAAAAGTGGAAAATTCAATGTAATTACCTCAGATAAAGGCGAACGCGACTTAAGGAGCAAAGGCTTGCTATCGTACGTAGGCGAAAGATATTTGAAGTTTGAAGAAAGTGGCGAATACTACCTTAAAGGCGGAGCAGATAGCCCCGAGAACTTTTTGGCTACCGAAGATTTTGATGGGACATATTCGCACAATCCTAAAAAAAGCTATGTAAAGAAATGGGAAGCACACCTCCAAGACTGGAACGAGGGCGACCCTACTTGGCAAAATGGCAAAGGAAAAGGAATAATTGGTGCGCTAAACTACTTGGCAGGAAAGGGAATGAACGTAGTGTACATGCTCACCATGAATATTGATGGCGATAGCAAAGACGTATGGCCTTACACTTCCCATACCGAGCGTTTTCGCTTCGATTGCAGCAAGCTTGACCAATGGGAAATGGTTTTTACCCACATGGACAGCCTTGGACTGATGATGCACTTGGTATTGCAAGAGACTGAAAACGAGATGATTTTGGATAGCGGCTATACCGACATTGAGCGTAAGACTTATATAAGAGAATTGGTTGCCCGATTTGCCCACCACCCAGCTATTACATGGAACATAGGGGAAGAAAATGGTCCTGCCAACTTCACACCTTACGGGCAAAACACCCAGCAACAAAAGGACATGATCCAGTATATAAAGGAAACCGATCCTTACCAACATTTCACAGTGGTACACACACATGCTTCACGAAAATTCAGGTACCATGGCATGGAACCTCTACTCGGTTTTGAATACTTAGACGGACCTTCTATGCAATTAGGCAGAACAAAAAATGTACATAGCGAGACTATTGCCTGGCTAGAAAAATCTAAAAATGCAGGTAAGCAATGGGTTGTATTTCAAGATGAAATTGGCAATGCCAACTCGGGGGTAGTGCCTGATGTAGATGACGTTGGGCATGATTCAGTAAGGTATGAAGCACTTTGGGGCAACCTGATGGCTGGCGGAGGCGGTGCCGAATGGTACTTCGGCTATAAATTTGCCCATGCCGACCTCAACTGTGAAGACTGGAGAACTCGCGATGATATGTGGGACCAAACAAGATATGCCCTTGAATTTTTCCACCAAAACCTTCCTTTCTGGGAAATGGAAACTGCAGATGGACTTGTAGATGCTGAAGGAGCGTATTGCTTTGCCAAAGAAGGAGAAATCTATGCAGTTTATTTGAATGGAACAGGCTCTACCAACATCCAATTGGCGGAAGGAAAATACACCATTAAATGGTTTGATCCTAAAAATGGTGGAGCACTCCAAACCGGAAGCATGACTGAAACAGAAGGCGGAACTGTCTCTATAGGAAACCCGCCAAGCAGCCCTGAAAACGACTGGGTAGTATTGCTCAAAAAAGCATAA